One genomic window of Aptenodytes patagonicus chromosome 3, bAptPat1.pri.cur, whole genome shotgun sequence includes the following:
- the HCRTR2 gene encoding orexin receptor type 2, with the protein MSGIQPEDGSPPCRNWTIGSELNETREALLTPSSDYDDEEFLRYLWKEYLHPKEYEWALIAGYIVVFIVALVGNVLVCIAVWKNHHMRTVTNYFIVNLSLADILVTITCLPATLVVDITETWFFGQSLCKVIPYLQTVSVSVSVLTLSCIALDRWYAICHPLMFKSTAKRARNSIIIIWIVSCIIMIPQAIVMECSSVFPGLANKTTLFTVCDEHWGAEVYPKMYHTCFFLVTYMAPLCLMVLAYLQIFRKLWCRQIPGTSSVVQKKWKPLQSSAQPRGLGQSTKSKISAVAAEIKQIHARRKTARMLMVVLLVFALCYLPISILNVLKRVFGMFNHADDRETVYAWFTFSHWLVYANSAANPIIYNFLSGKFREEFKAAFSCCIFGIRSQHDERLARGRASTESRKSLTTQISNFDNISKLSEHVVLTNINTIPANGIPATLSPLKSVELHLHIPGMNMTSNLDEAVRVSAEDTANTENVEWDKFVPSITKLTSMELQQG; encoded by the exons ATGTCCGGGATTCAACCCGAGGATGGTTCCCCTCCGTGCAGGAACTGGACGATCGGGTCGGAGCTAAACGAAACGCGGGAGGCTCTTTTAACCCCTTCCTCCGACTACGACGATGAGGAGTTCCTGCGGTACCTCTGGAAGGAGTATTTGCATCCCAAGGAGTACGAATGGGCGCTGATCGCCGGCTACATCGTCGTCTTCATCGTGGCGCTCGTCGGGAACGTCCTGG TTTGCATTGCAGTGTGGAAGAATCATCACATGCGGACAGTTACCAACTATTTCATAGTGAATCTTTCTCTGGCTGACATTCTGGTCACAATTACTTGTCTTCCAGCAACTTTAGTAGTGGACATCACAGAAACGTGGTTCTTTGGGCAGTCCCTCTGCAAAGTGATTCCTTACTTACAG acAGTTTCAGTCTCTGTGTCTGTACTAACACTCAGCTGCATTGCTTTGGATCGATGGTATGCAATTTGTCACCCTTTGATGTTTAAAAGCACAGCCAAGCGAGCAAGGAACAGCATTATAATTATCTGGATTGTGTCCTGCATCATAATGATTCCTCAGGCTATTGTTATGGAGTGCAGCAGTGTGTTCCCAGGATTAGCCAATAAAACCACCTTGTTCACAGTGTGTGATGAGCACTGGGGAG CTGAGGTTTACCCCAAAATGTATCACACATGCTTTTTTCTGGTAACATACATGGCACCACTGTGTCTTATGGTGTTGGCCTATTTGCAAATATTTCGAAAGCTCTGGTGTCGCCAG ATCCCAGGAACTTCTTCTGTTGTTCAGAAAAAATGGAAGCCTCTGCAGTCCTCAGCACAGCCCCGGGGGCTGGGACAATCAACAAAGTCAAAGATTAGCGCTGTggcagctgaaataaaacagattcatgcaagaaggaaaacagcacGTATGCTAATGGTTGTCCTCCTGGTTTTTGCACTTTGCTATCTACCAATTAGCATCCTCAATGTCTTGAAAAG ggTTTTTGGGATGTTTAATCATGCTGATGACAGAGAAACTGTATACGCTTGGTTCACGTTCTCACACTGGCTTGTATATGCAAACAGTGCAGCCAATCCTATTATTTATAACTTCCTCAGTG GGAAATTTAGAGAAGAatttaaagcagcattttcttgttGCATCTTTGGCATTCGCAGTCAGCATGATGAACGGCTCGCCAGAGGTCGTGCCAGTACAGAGAGTCGGAAATCCTTGACCACCCAGATCAGCAATTTTGATAACATTTCAAAACTTTCTGAACACGTTGTATTGACCAACATAAACACAATTCCAGCAAATG GTATCCCAGCTACACTCagcccattgaaatcagtggaactGCATCTCCACATACCAGGGATGAACATGACTTCAAATTTAGATGAAGCTGTGAGGGTTTCTGCAGAAGACACTGCCAACACAGAGAATGTAGAGTGGGACAAATTTGTCCCTAGCATAACTAAACTTACCTCAATGGAGTTACAGCAAGGATGA